The stretch of DNA TATGTACCGCTGGAAGGTTCAGTGAGGATGAGGTGACCGCTCTTGCTTCTCTTTGTCATAGTGGTTGGTGTACTCAATTGATCAATTTCAGAGTGGTTTGAGATTATTTGATTGAGAGTAAAGGAAAATAGGATAACATGTAAAATAGGAAACAAAAGGAAATATGTGTTGTGATAGCTTTTTTTGTGTGCATCTTTGTTTTTACAGGCAAGATACTTTTTCCAGCAGCTTATATCGGGAGTTAGCTATTGCCATGCCATGGTGAGGGAATGAAATTTCCTTTCGCAGTTTATTTTATCTTAACTTCACAGATATACAGAATCTTATGCGGTACCTTCGTGCTGTACtcatattgttttctttattggCATAGCATATATGCCACAGAGATTTGAAGCTTGAAAATACCC from Camelina sativa cultivar DH55 unplaced genomic scaffold, Cs unpScaffold00430, whole genome shotgun sequence encodes:
- the LOC104773042 gene encoding serine/threonine-protein kinase SRK2B-like, encoding MEYAAGGELFERICTAGRFSEDEARYFFQQLISGVSYCHAMHICHRDLKLENTLLDGSPAPRLKICDFGYSKRCCSLFWKLE